In Microvenator marinus, one genomic interval encodes:
- a CDS encoding helix-turn-helix transcriptional regulator produces the protein MQTKPFEFLQRAYDLDLTHSQWQSEVVDGLSALFPAAEARFGFVYEFENGAISLPHAHHSPDGVPSSLVGDVIQELGSNHKAETARLFDTIQCSTLSKRLEELEANHVAQLFRENGIVDCAAICAGNASGMGFFFGAFLDAPTTLQASFRRRWLAVASHLAAIRRLHVTLSGSDPLENAEMVFDPEQSKILDLRGSAQTPTTRERLRRAALNLDQLKLATVPDDERLSRWQALVAGQWSLVDVFDSDGRRFVIALANSPEGQKFAGLSQKQAQIVWYLLQGHSQTFIGYELGLSQSTVAYHLQRARQVFHALDDSELIARIGTLLHGESGSAHLQDLEILVAVDRPDSIPDDLPEALRETLTMILSGESPKQIAMDRGVSIKTAQNQIADLYRRFDVNSRHELVARLKSQ, from the coding sequence GTGCAGACAAAACCTTTTGAGTTCTTACAACGCGCTTACGATCTAGACCTCACGCATTCCCAATGGCAGTCCGAGGTTGTGGATGGTTTGAGCGCTTTGTTCCCTGCGGCCGAAGCACGCTTTGGGTTTGTCTACGAATTCGAGAATGGGGCGATTTCGCTTCCGCACGCGCATCATAGTCCCGACGGGGTGCCTTCGAGTCTTGTGGGTGATGTCATTCAAGAACTCGGTTCAAATCACAAAGCCGAGACGGCTCGACTCTTTGACACCATCCAGTGTTCCACACTTTCCAAGCGCTTAGAAGAGCTTGAGGCAAACCACGTGGCGCAACTCTTCCGAGAGAACGGAATCGTGGATTGTGCGGCAATCTGCGCCGGGAACGCTTCCGGAATGGGTTTCTTCTTCGGAGCATTCCTGGACGCTCCGACCACCCTCCAGGCTTCCTTTCGTCGTCGCTGGCTGGCGGTCGCGTCGCACCTTGCGGCAATCCGAAGGTTGCATGTGACTCTGAGTGGTTCAGACCCGCTCGAGAACGCTGAGATGGTGTTTGATCCCGAACAATCAAAGATTTTGGATCTTCGAGGTAGTGCTCAGACGCCGACAACTCGAGAACGACTGCGTCGAGCCGCTTTGAATCTAGACCAACTCAAACTTGCAACGGTCCCTGATGATGAGCGTTTAAGCCGTTGGCAAGCCCTTGTTGCAGGCCAGTGGTCCCTCGTCGATGTTTTTGATTCCGACGGGCGCCGTTTCGTCATTGCCCTCGCTAATTCACCTGAAGGGCAGAAATTCGCCGGGCTTTCTCAAAAACAGGCTCAAATCGTCTGGTATCTGCTTCAGGGGCATTCCCAGACCTTCATCGGCTATGAGCTCGGGTTGAGCCAGAGTACGGTCGCGTACCACTTGCAACGCGCCCGTCAGGTCTTTCATGCCTTGGACGATAGCGAACTCATCGCCCGTATCGGCACGCTTCTTCACGGAGAGAGTGGCTCCGCGCATTTGCAAGATCTGGAGATCCTCGTGGCTGTGGATCGGCCTGACTCTATTCCCGACGACCTTCCAGAAGCGCTTCGGGAAACCTTGACCATGATTCTCAGCGGTGAATCGCCAAAACAAATCGCGATGGATCGAGGCGTCAGCATTAAGACTGCGCAGAATCAGATCGCAGACCTATATCGACGGTTTGATGTGAATTCGCGCCACGAGCTCGTGGCGCGTCTGAAATCTCAATGA
- a CDS encoding proprotein convertase P-domain-containing protein: protein MNTKIFLALLLGAFAFTGCGEDGATGPAGPEGPAGEQGPAGGEGPAGDQGPAGPAGPQGPQGPAGADGSDGAAGSDAACAGVERIEITGVTGIEERNFIGAPVPFTIEVEAGGTALTEGVDFEFITLDGEEPAATGAFNEFEFSGDAEFTADFIVVATDGCTTDIFDFSANLVEFEARVAVVHILPNTGTVKVAPTGTVDALPDFDSIEFEDVTDLEVVNSPTLDVDILLEDDTFVQTLNLVLDYQKSYVVIAHDNAGATFTVVEIDQADTTDLTTRLYAFHGANGVGAVDIYDNTADPAVALFTGLAAGTVSAPIEVQSSNSIPFGIDTNADQVDDFVGTLSTTFLSNGWTTIIAPYFDDDANLKLIMAEFSPAGVGFDNAQTLSVPPPPRQTPNVTVAGVATGTTTITHTNTDPVEVEFAVAACASVEQVELTVDIVHSWRSDMIITLISPLGTEYVLWNRVGGSSIDEIIGEFSDYSTEALFSTSGDLLNTFGSEDGTGTWTVTIEDLGTGDDGTFNTAELNLVCN, encoded by the coding sequence ATGAATACGAAAATCTTTTTGGCGCTCCTCTTGGGTGCATTTGCATTCACCGGTTGCGGTGAAGACGGCGCAACCGGTCCTGCTGGCCCAGAAGGCCCAGCCGGCGAACAAGGTCCCGCAGGTGGCGAAGGTCCCGCAGGTGATCAAGGCCCAGCCGGCCCTGCTGGTCCTCAAGGTCCTCAAGGTCCCGCAGGTGCAGACGGAAGCGACGGTGCAGCCGGAAGCGATGCCGCATGTGCCGGTGTTGAGCGTATCGAAATCACTGGAGTAACGGGTATCGAAGAGCGTAACTTCATCGGTGCTCCGGTACCTTTTACTATCGAGGTAGAAGCAGGTGGAACCGCTCTGACCGAAGGCGTCGATTTTGAATTCATCACGCTTGACGGCGAAGAGCCAGCAGCAACAGGTGCGTTCAACGAGTTTGAATTCTCAGGAGATGCCGAGTTCACAGCCGACTTCATCGTCGTAGCGACCGATGGTTGCACCACCGATATCTTCGACTTCTCTGCAAACCTCGTGGAGTTCGAAGCTCGCGTTGCAGTTGTGCACATTCTTCCGAATACGGGTACCGTGAAGGTTGCTCCTACTGGAACTGTGGATGCACTTCCCGATTTCGATTCGATCGAGTTTGAAGATGTAACCGATCTCGAAGTTGTTAACTCGCCTACGCTCGACGTTGATATCCTTCTCGAGGACGACACGTTCGTCCAAACTTTGAATCTCGTGCTTGACTATCAGAAGTCGTACGTCGTGATCGCTCACGACAATGCAGGAGCCACTTTCACAGTTGTAGAGATCGATCAGGCTGATACCACCGACTTGACGACTCGTCTCTATGCGTTCCATGGAGCAAACGGCGTTGGAGCAGTCGATATTTACGACAACACGGCTGATCCTGCCGTGGCGCTCTTCACAGGGTTGGCAGCAGGAACCGTTTCCGCTCCGATCGAAGTTCAGTCAAGCAACAGTATTCCTTTTGGAATTGATACCAATGCTGACCAAGTAGACGATTTTGTGGGCACTTTGAGCACAACATTTCTAAGCAACGGTTGGACCACGATTATTGCGCCCTACTTTGATGATGACGCAAACCTGAAGCTTATCATGGCTGAGTTTAGCCCGGCCGGAGTCGGTTTTGACAACGCGCAGACCCTTTCTGTCCCACCGCCGCCACGTCAGACTCCGAACGTCACCGTGGCTGGTGTTGCAACTGGTACTACCACCATCACGCATACCAACACTGATCCGGTCGAGGTAGAATTTGCTGTCGCCGCGTGTGCAAGCGTTGAGCAAGTCGAGCTTACCGTTGATATCGTGCATTCTTGGCGAAGTGACATGATCATCACCCTGATTTCCCCACTTGGGACGGAGTATGTTCTTTGGAATCGAGTTGGCGGCTCTTCAATCGATGAGATAATCGGCGAGTTCTCCGACTACTCAACAGAGGCACTCTTTTCAACGTCGGGGGACCTCCTCAATACTTTCGGAAGCGAAGATGGAACCGGTACATGGACCGTCACTATCGAGGATCTCGGTACTGGCGATGACGGGACCTTTAACACCGCTGAACTGAATCTTGTCTGTAACTAA
- a CDS encoding proprotein convertase P-domain-containing protein: MKKTLMICLLSAMVGACGGEDGGPGPEGPQGPVGEAGPDGPAGPTGPAGDEGPQGPQGPAGEPGQDGETGEPGVEGECDGASALIVEANGNTVEFGAADAVFTLNVTNDDGPVDADIIWVGTDPEEGTNVGEYLIDTSVVGIQSYSVIADDGCRTANYTFDVEVTPPTPDVTVVGTPDVTTIDGDTPIVTVTFDVTGCSVVEFVGLNVDVTHVFRGDLIFTLTAPSAEELLLADSAFDSTDDVVGYFSHLEALTSEDYFLIPDLETTFSGITGDGTWTLVIEDDFTDFDDGVFNSASLELFCE, translated from the coding sequence ATGAAGAAAACGCTCATGATATGCCTCCTCAGTGCCATGGTTGGTGCTTGTGGTGGTGAAGATGGTGGGCCAGGACCCGAAGGTCCTCAAGGACCGGTCGGTGAGGCCGGACCCGATGGCCCAGCTGGACCAACAGGTCCCGCGGGTGACGAAGGCCCTCAAGGTCCTCAAGGACCGGCCGGTGAACCTGGTCAAGACGGTGAGACCGGTGAGCCCGGTGTCGAAGGTGAATGCGACGGCGCATCGGCACTCATTGTGGAAGCAAATGGGAACACCGTGGAGTTCGGCGCTGCAGATGCTGTATTCACGCTGAACGTGACCAACGATGATGGCCCAGTGGATGCGGATATCATCTGGGTCGGAACTGACCCAGAGGAAGGAACCAACGTCGGTGAATACCTCATCGACACCAGTGTCGTTGGAATTCAGTCTTACTCGGTCATCGCGGATGATGGTTGCAGAACCGCAAACTATACCTTCGACGTCGAAGTAACACCTCCAACTCCAGATGTCACCGTAGTGGGAACGCCAGACGTGACCACAATCGACGGTGACACACCGATCGTCACTGTAACCTTTGATGTGACTGGGTGCTCGGTTGTAGAGTTTGTAGGGCTCAACGTGGATGTCACCCACGTCTTTCGTGGCGACCTCATCTTTACTCTTACCGCTCCAAGTGCAGAAGAACTGCTCCTTGCCGACTCAGCGTTTGACTCGACAGACGACGTTGTTGGGTATTTCTCGCACCTCGAAGCGCTCACGAGTGAAGACTACTTCTTGATCCCCGATCTTGAGACAACGTTTTCAGGTATAACCGGGGACGGAACCTGGACGCTTGTAATTGAGGATGACTTCACTGACTTTGACGATGGTGTATTCAACTCAGCGTCGCTTGAACTTTTTTGCGAATAA
- a CDS encoding type II CAAX endopeptidase family protein, producing MSKGLGIGVAVFLTTLLANIIIGTTFAAFLPQQVALIFTQIGAVFLLAFTLNKVWDQEQVPHQPLGAGSYLVTIIALFAVAIFANLFMAALAELVPALQASKAEYEKMVRGLLRSEDFWLNVSAAFAVALVAPVCEEWLFRGALLRAQLKAGMGVSAAILANGFLFSALHLNPIGLIPLWLVGSVLAWATVRTGSLWVAIIGHAALNTLNGVIFPWLIWDNAVETTPELSHLLVALSVFALLVFGLIFFANRIYPRRHYE from the coding sequence ATGTCTAAGGGCCTCGGCATTGGTGTGGCGGTCTTCCTGACCACACTCCTCGCGAACATCATCATCGGCACCACGTTTGCCGCATTCCTTCCTCAGCAAGTCGCGCTGATTTTCACCCAGATTGGGGCTGTTTTCCTGCTCGCGTTCACGCTCAACAAGGTCTGGGATCAAGAGCAGGTGCCACATCAACCCCTCGGTGCCGGCTCCTACCTGGTCACAATTATTGCCCTTTTTGCGGTCGCGATCTTCGCAAACCTCTTCATGGCGGCACTGGCCGAGCTGGTACCCGCACTGCAGGCGAGCAAAGCAGAGTACGAGAAGATGGTCCGAGGGCTCTTGAGGAGCGAGGACTTCTGGCTCAACGTTTCGGCCGCCTTTGCCGTGGCCCTGGTGGCCCCTGTCTGTGAGGAATGGCTCTTCCGAGGCGCTTTGCTACGGGCACAGCTCAAAGCAGGCATGGGGGTAAGTGCGGCCATCCTGGCCAACGGATTTCTCTTTTCTGCGCTCCATCTTAACCCGATCGGGCTGATTCCACTCTGGCTCGTGGGCTCGGTGCTAGCGTGGGCCACGGTCCGAACGGGCTCGCTCTGGGTAGCCATCATCGGTCATGCAGCCCTCAACACCCTCAATGGCGTGATCTTCCCGTGGTTGATTTGGGACAACGCGGTTGAGACGACTCCTGAATTGAGTCACTTGTTGGTTGCACTTTCGGTCTTTGCGCTACTAGTCTTCGGACTCATCTTTTTTGCGAATCGTATCTACCCACGGAGACATTATGAGTGA
- a CDS encoding acyl-CoA-binding protein, with amino-acid sequence MSDLEARFEAASESVKQLSKQPSNDVLLQLYSLFKQGRHGDVTGSRPGFTNPVGRAKYDAWAKLKGVGRDDAMQRYIDLVDSLT; translated from the coding sequence ATGAGTGATCTTGAAGCTCGATTTGAAGCAGCCTCTGAATCTGTCAAACAACTCTCGAAGCAACCAAGCAATGATGTCTTGTTGCAGCTCTACTCGCTCTTTAAGCAGGGCCGGCATGGCGACGTCACGGGTAGCCGCCCAGGGTTCACAAACCCCGTCGGGCGCGCGAAGTACGACGCGTGGGCAAAGCTCAAAGGCGTTGGCCGAGACGACGCGATGCAGCGATACATCGATCTCGTAGACTCCCTGACTTAA
- a CDS encoding DUF1552 domain-containing protein: MKRIQLSRRAFLGGAGATLALPLLEAMTPFGRSAFAQDARPTRLLAYYIPNGIHMQTWTPAAEGAAWELTPTLQPLASVKDDLLVLTGLENRPARPDGPGDHAAGTGSFITATHVRKTEGSDIQNGVSMDQYVAQAIGDQTRFPSLELGMDGGGSTGNCDSGYSCAYARNISWSGPQTPVPKTVDPRQVFDRIFAGFDPNASVEEARKRRAFDKSVLDYALEEANKLRAMLGTTDRAKIDEYMDSVRALEVRISGMDENTLCGIPPRPGTSYNVTEKAQVMADLMVLAFQCDLTRVQTFMLSNAGSGRVYDFLGVSDGHHNYSHHQSLESNYSALRTIDRWEVTQFAYLLDKLKTTNDVEGNPLLDSCAVFFSSEISDGNRHNHNDMPVLVAGKANGQFNPGRHVRYNDDPMANLFIAMIQAMGVDVMEFGDDGTRPLANLG, translated from the coding sequence ATGAAACGGATTCAATTGAGTCGAAGAGCATTTTTGGGTGGGGCAGGCGCAACGCTGGCTTTGCCTTTGCTGGAAGCCATGACCCCGTTTGGGCGCTCCGCATTCGCACAGGATGCACGCCCAACTCGTCTTTTGGCCTATTACATCCCGAACGGCATTCACATGCAGACATGGACGCCAGCTGCTGAAGGCGCGGCGTGGGAGTTGACACCCACACTGCAGCCGCTTGCGAGCGTTAAGGATGATCTTCTTGTCCTCACAGGTCTTGAGAATCGGCCGGCGCGCCCAGACGGACCTGGCGACCACGCCGCCGGAACGGGCTCGTTCATCACCGCCACCCACGTGCGAAAGACCGAGGGCTCCGATATCCAGAACGGCGTCTCGATGGACCAATACGTGGCCCAGGCCATCGGCGACCAAACCCGCTTTCCTTCGCTCGAGCTTGGCATGGACGGCGGTGGTTCAACTGGCAACTGTGACTCCGGCTACAGCTGCGCCTATGCACGCAATATCTCGTGGTCAGGTCCTCAGACACCGGTGCCGAAAACGGTGGATCCAAGACAGGTCTTCGACCGAATCTTCGCGGGTTTTGACCCGAACGCCAGTGTGGAAGAGGCGCGCAAGAGGCGCGCGTTCGATAAGAGCGTGCTCGACTACGCACTCGAAGAGGCCAACAAGCTGCGCGCGATGCTAGGCACCACGGACCGCGCCAAGATCGACGAGTATATGGACTCGGTGCGCGCGCTCGAAGTCCGTATCTCGGGCATGGACGAGAACACCCTCTGCGGAATCCCTCCGCGTCCAGGCACGAGCTACAACGTGACTGAGAAGGCCCAAGTCATGGCTGACTTGATGGTGCTCGCGTTCCAATGTGACCTAACGCGAGTGCAGACCTTTATGCTCTCCAATGCGGGTAGCGGGCGCGTTTACGACTTCCTGGGTGTGAGCGACGGCCACCACAACTACTCGCACCACCAGAGCCTCGAATCCAATTATAGCGCGTTGCGCACTATTGACCGTTGGGAAGTCACGCAATTTGCGTATCTCTTGGACAAGCTAAAGACCACCAACGATGTGGAAGGCAACCCATTGCTCGATTCTTGTGCCGTGTTCTTCTCAAGCGAGATTTCAGACGGCAACCGGCACAACCACAACGATATGCCCGTGCTTGTGGCAGGTAAGGCCAATGGACAGTTCAACCCAGGCCGTCACGTACGCTACAACGATGACCCAATGGCAAACCTCTTCATTGCTATGATCCAAGCCATGGGCGTGGATGTGATGGAGTTTGGTGACGACGGCACGCGCCCGTTGGCGAATCTCGGGTAA